One window of Panthera tigris isolate Pti1 chromosome C2, P.tigris_Pti1_mat1.1, whole genome shotgun sequence genomic DNA carries:
- the P2RY1 gene encoding P2Y purinoceptor 1: protein MTEGPWPAVPNGTDATFLAGPGWPWGNSTAASTAAVAAASFACSLTKTGFQFYYLPAVYILVFIIGFLGNSVAIWMFVFHMKPWSGISVYMFNLALADFLYVLTLPALIFYYFNKTDWIFGDAMCKLQRFIFHVNLYGSILFLTCISAHRYSGVVYPLKSLGRLKKKNAVYISVLVWLIVVVGISPILFYSGTQVRKNKTITCYDTTSDEYLRSYFIYSMCTTVAMFCVPLVLILGCYGLIVRALIYNDLDNSPLRRKSIYLVIIVLTVFAVSYIPFHVMKTMNLRARLDFQTPEMCAFNDRVYATYQVTRGLASLNSCVDPILYFLAGDTFRRRLSRATRKASRRSEANLQSKSEDMTLNILSEFKQNGDTSL, encoded by the coding sequence ATGACCGAGGGGCCGTGGCCGGCTGTCCCCAACGGGACGGACGCTACCTTCCTGGCTGGCCCGGGCTGGCCCTGGGGGAACAGCACGGCAGCCTCCACGGCTGCGGTGGCGGCAGCCTCCTTCGCCTGCTCGCTGACCAAGACGGGCTTCCAGTTCTACTACCTGCCGGCTGTCTACATCTTGGTGTTCATTATCGGCTTCCTGGGCAACAgcgtggccatctggatgttcgTCTTCCACATGAAGCCGTGGAGCGGCATCTCCGTGTACATGTTCAACTTGGCCCTGGCTGACTTCTTGTACGTTCTGACGCTGCCCGCGCTCATCTTCTACTACTTCAACAAGACAGACTGGATCTTTGGGGACGCCATGTGTAAGCTGCAGAGGTTCATCTTCCATGTGAACCTCTACGGCAGCATCTTGTTCCTAACCTGCATCAGCGCGCACCGGTACAGCGGCGTGGTGTACCCCCTCAAGTCTCTGGGCAGGCTCAAGAAGAAGAACGCGGTCTACATCAGCGTGCTGGTGTGGCTCATCGTGGTGGTGGGGATCTCGCCCATCCTCTTCTACTCGGGTACCCAGGTCcggaaaaacaaaaccatcaccTGCTACGACACCACCTCAGATGAGTACCTGCGAAGTTATTTTATCTACAGCATGTGCACGACCGTGGCCATGTTCTGTGTCCCCTTGGTGCTAATTCTGGGCTGTTACGGATTGATTGTGAGAGCTCTGATCTACAACGACCTGGACAACTCGCCGCTGAGGAGGAAATCCATTTACTTGGTGATTATTGTACTGACTGTTTTCGCTGTCTCTTACATCCCTTTCCATGTGATGAAAACAATGAATTTGCGGGCCCGGCTGGATTTTCAGACACCAGAAATGTGTGCTTTCAATGACAGGGTTTATGCCACTTACCAGGTGACACGAGGTCTAGCAAGTCTCAACAGTTGTGTGGACCCCATTCTCTATTTCTTGGCAGGAGATACTTTCAGAAGGAGACTGTCCCGGGCCACCAGGAAGGCTTCCAGAAGAAGTGAGGCCAACTTGCAATCCAAGAGTGAAGACATGACCCTCAATATTTTATCTGAGTTCAAACAGAATGGAGATACAAGCTTGTGA